A region of Peromyscus maniculatus bairdii isolate BWxNUB_F1_BW_parent chromosome 7, HU_Pman_BW_mat_3.1, whole genome shotgun sequence DNA encodes the following proteins:
- the LOC107400792 gene encoding RNA polymerase-associated protein LEO1-like encodes MDLFGDIDDISSDSDVDQRTPVPRQPDGGRRVPQNQHVERRVSETRIKIEIPSINSDLGNELYFVKLPRFLRIEPKPFDPQLYEDELEDEKVLYEADKTRLKLKVENTIRWRVGRDEEGYRVKESNARIVKWSDGSMSLHLGSEVFDIYKAPLQDNLNQLFIREDTGLRGQAVFKSRLSFRPHCTDSATYKKMTLSSGSRSSKTQIRILPMAGRDPEWPRTDLIQKKERSRVSTPRKRKKQPAPSSTIQQPDGDDKEEKEGEEGEDKASGLVTIKNHYRGAVHEEQALSSSDGDGDEGAEEDKAGRLLKAKKLEMNPPERDQGLKRKNEV; translated from the exons ATGGATCTGTTTGGAGATATAGATGACATTTCTTCAGACAGCGATGTGGACCAGCGAACACCTGTCCCAAGACAGCCTGAT GGCGGCCGCAGAGTGCCTCAGAACCAGCATGTGGAACGGCGTGTTTCTGAAaccagaataaaaatagaaattcccAGCATCAACTCTGACTTAGGGAATGAATTGTATTTTGTTAAACTACCTAGATTCCTCAGGATAGAACCCAA ACCTTTCGATCCTCAGCTGTATGAAGATGAACTTGAGGATGAGAAAGTGCTTTATGAGGCAGACAAAACCAGGCTGAAATTGAAG GTGGAAAATACTATCCGCTGGAGGGTAGGCCGGGATGAAGAAGGATATAGAGTTAAAGAGAGCAATGCTCGAATAGTCAAGTGGTCTGATGGAAG CATGTCCCTGCATTTAGGCAGTGAAGTGTTTGATATCTACAAAGCTCCACTGCAAGACAACCTCAACCAGCTGTTCATACGGGAGGACACTGGTCTCCGGGGACAAGCCGTCTTCAAGTCCAGACTTAGCTTTAG ACCTCACTGTACAGACAGTGCCACATATAAAAAGATGACCCTGTCATCTGGGAGCAGAAGTTCAAAGACACAGATTAGAATCTTACCGATGGCTGGTCGTGACCCTGAGTGGCCACGCACAGATTTGATTCAG aaaaaagAACGCTCGAGGGTGTCTACTCCacggaagaggaagaagcagccaGCTCCAAGTTCCACCATCCAGCAGCCTGACGGTGATgacaaggaagagaaggaaggagaagagggggaagacAAGGCCTCCGGACTAGTTACCATTAAAAACCATTACCGGGGAGCAGTCCACG AGGAACAAGCCCTGTCCTCCTCAGACGGCGATGGTGATGAAGGAGCTGAAGAAGATAAGGCCGGAAGATTACTTAAAGCAAAGAAACTC GAGATGAACCCTCCAGAAAGAGACCAAGGGTTGAAGAGGAAGAATGAAGTGTGA